From the Halalkalicoccus sp. CGA53 genome, one window contains:
- a CDS encoding sulfite exporter TauE/SafE family protein, with the protein MTTLLDASLGILDSSPELLSLFVGFGFVVGILFGFFGMGGSFLVTPALLMMGYPAPVAVGSGMAFVFGTAVIATLKHHDLGQVDYRLGVVMIAGTTLGIEVGRITVFYLEDLGLAGGVISVAYVLLLGTIGALVTREALSGYGGGIDHDAGEGDLDEYEVPEITRKIQRTVRIPPMVTLRGNVRVSAWVVTGVAFLTGLLSGFLGVGGGFIRMPAMIYAIGVPVPVAVGTDLFEIVFSGAIGSYLYAQGGGVDLGIVAPLLFGSALGARVGSAATAIVDADGIKIYFGGMLLVGAAAVGVGETGSALGIELLETLGLGMVVGAAVVVSGAIVYTTVRSLRGADRRTVPRAEHR; encoded by the coding sequence GTGACGACGCTGCTCGACGCTAGCCTCGGGATCCTGGATAGCTCTCCGGAACTCCTCTCGCTGTTCGTCGGGTTCGGGTTCGTCGTGGGGATCCTCTTCGGGTTCTTCGGGATGGGGGGGTCGTTTCTCGTCACTCCGGCGTTGTTGATGATGGGGTATCCGGCCCCGGTCGCGGTCGGCAGTGGGATGGCGTTCGTCTTCGGCACGGCCGTGATCGCGACGCTGAAACACCACGACCTCGGGCAGGTCGATTACAGACTCGGCGTCGTCATGATCGCGGGGACGACGCTCGGGATCGAGGTCGGTCGGATCACCGTCTTCTACCTGGAAGACCTCGGACTGGCCGGTGGTGTCATCAGCGTCGCGTACGTCCTCCTACTCGGCACCATCGGTGCTCTGGTCACCCGTGAGGCGCTCTCCGGTTACGGCGGCGGGATCGACCACGACGCCGGAGAGGGGGACCTCGACGAGTACGAGGTTCCGGAGATCACCCGTAAGATACAGCGAACCGTCCGTATCCCGCCGATGGTGACGCTCCGCGGAAACGTTCGGGTGTCGGCGTGGGTCGTCACCGGCGTCGCCTTCCTGACCGGGTTACTCTCCGGCTTTCTCGGCGTCGGCGGTGGGTTCATCCGTATGCCGGCGATGATCTACGCGATCGGCGTTCCCGTCCCCGTCGCCGTCGGAACCGACCTCTTCGAGATCGTCTTCTCCGGGGCGATCGGGAGCTATCTCTACGCTCAGGGTGGCGGGGTCGACCTCGGCATCGTCGCGCCGTTGCTGTTCGGGAGCGCGCTCGGTGCACGGGTCGGGTCGGCCGCGACCGCGATCGTCGACGCCGACGGTATCAAGATCTACTTCGGCGGGATGCTACTCGTCGGCGCCGCCGCGGTCGGGGTCGGCGAGACCGGCTCCGCTCTCGGTATCGAACTCCTCGAAACTCTCGGACTGGGGATGGTCGTCGGGGCTGCCGTCGTCGTCAGCGGTGCGATCGTCTACACGACTGTCCGGTCGCTTCGTGGGGCAGATCGTCGAACGGTCCCGAGGGCTGAGCACCGATGA
- a CDS encoding DUF7512 family protein, which translates to MLSVAVPTWNPQAALLIGIVLLEAIVLYVGYGGVERLVGPRLLALLTRGDDAARR; encoded by the coding sequence ATGCTCAGCGTAGCGGTGCCGACCTGGAATCCACAGGCAGCCCTGCTGATCGGGATCGTCCTGCTCGAGGCGATCGTTCTGTACGTGGGCTACGGTGGGGTGGAGCGACTCGTCGGGCCTCGACTGCTGGCACTCCTCACCCGGGGTGACGACGCTGCTCGACGCTAG